The Phycisphaerales bacterium genome includes the window GCGTCATCTGCGAAGTCGGCCGCCGTGAGAGCGACGAGGCGCGCTTCGCCAAGGTGCAGAAGGTCGCGCTGGCCATCTACGGCGCCGACCGCATGCACCGCATCAACGCGACCAATTCCATGATCCACGACGTGCGCCTCGAGATCGAGCGCGTCGCCGGCTGCTGAACGACCAACGACCAACGGAACGGAGATGCCATGAGCACACGCGACAACACCTTGAACACCATCGCCCGCGAAGCCCTCGGCCTCGAGACCCTCGAAACCCGCAACAGCGACCGCCTCGACTTCCACGACACCGCGGTGTGGTGCGTGAAGGAAGCGCTCGAGCGGGCGTACGAGGCAGGACGAAAGTCGGCCCGGCCGACCAAGGCCGTGTGCCCGGCGTGCGGGCGCAAGATCGAGATCACGCCGCTGCCGGGGACGAACTGAATCACCACGCGCGGCGGTGGCGTTCACCCTCGCGCCATTGTGAACCGCTGCATCAACGAAAGGAGCAGCACGATGAAGAAGAACGACGTCAGAATCGGCGGAACCTACACCGCCAAGGTGAGCGGCAAGATCGCCAAGGTGCGCATCGACGCCGAGAACCGCAACGGCGGCTGGGACGCCACCAACCTCGAGACGAAGAAGAAGGTGAGGATCAAGTCCGCCCAGCGGCTTCGAGCCGAAGCCGGGCCGCCGCCGAAGGCGACCGACAACAAGGATGCCAACCAGGCCTCCGGCGTGAAACCCGGGGGCCGCGTTGTTGACCGGGATGCCCAGCGCATCGCCGAGCGCGACGCCAAGGCCGCGGCCAAGGGTCTCGTGCTGAAGACGGAAGTCGTCAACGGCAGGGAACGCTCGCGGTGGGTGAAGAAGGCGGCGGAAGCCGCGGCGCAGCAAGGAACGACGGACGCACCGGCGAAGACGCCAGCCGCAACGCCGGCCGCAACGGAAAAGCGCAAGGGCCGGCGCACGCCGCCGCGGATCGCGCTGGTCAATAAGGACGACTACGCCGAGATCACCAAGCAGGTTGAAGAGCTGCCCACCAGCAAGAACCACGTCTGCTGGAAGAAGAACGGCAAACTCTACGAGTTGTACTTCCGCGTCGATGGCCGCACGCCGCTTCTCTACCGCGCGCCGGCGACCTCGCCCATCGACGCGAAGACCGGATGCCGCGAGGTGGACGCCTCGGGAAGTGTCACGGGCGTCTTCCACATCAAGCAATCGATCAAGCAGTTGACCGGCAAGTCCCCGGCACAGATCGGCATCACCATGCCACCCGACCGCGGCGCGCCCAAGGCGCGCACGACCACCTCGAAGACGAAAGACGGCAAGGCCGAGTCCAAGCCGCGCAAGAAGCGCGAGGGGCTCAGCGGGCTCGATGCCGCAGCGCAAGTCCTGGGGCGGGCCAAGGAGCCGCTCGACGCCAAGACCATCGCCGAGCGCGCCATCGCCGCAGGCTGGAAGACCAACGGCGCGACGCCGCACGCGACCTTGTACGCCGCGATGATCCGCGAGATCAAAGCCAAGGGCAAGGAAGCGCGGTTCATCAAAGCCGACAAGGGCCGGTTCACGGCCCGGAAAGGAGCGTGAGTGATGGACCGGCAAGTCCAACGACTGCTCGCCCATGCCGACCAGACCCGCGCCACGATGCGCGACACCTTGGCCGAAATGTCCGCCGCCGAGAAGGCCGCGCTCATTCGCACGTGCGCCGCGGGCGACCTCGCCGGGTTCGACGAACGCACCGCGCTGCTGGTGGGCCTGCTGGCGATCGTCGCCATCTTCGATCTGAGCGAAGCGCGCGGGGAGGTGCGCCCATGACGGTTGAACATGAACTGAATCTCGTCGAGCCGGAAGCCGCCTGCCCGAACTGCGGCGAGCGCCGCATCGACGAGCTGGTCTGGCAGAACGATGAGGATGGCCAGGTCCGCTGCGCCACCTGCGACTTCGTCTACATCCCGCCGAACCGGCGGCCTGCGGAAGGTGGTGATGATCATGACCAGCAGTCATGAGACCGGCGCGCTGCGTCAGGTGCTGCTCGCGGCCCAGCGTCTGCTCGAAGCCCGCGAGGACCAGATGGTCACCGCCGAGGAATGGGAAGCGCTCGCCGGCGCGGTCAGCGCGGCGACGGGAAAACCCACCAGCGGACCGGGTGAGTCCTTCGCCGTGGACGCCGCCAGCGGCGCGCTGCTGCGCCGCGTGGTGCCCAAGCGCGGCCAGCCCTACGAGCACATGTGTTCGCGGGCGGTCTACGAAGAGGTCGCTCACGCCATCGACCTGATGGGCAAGGCCGCGTTCACCTTGGAGGAGATCCGCAGCAAGGTCGGCGGCGGCGACGAAACCAGCATGCCGCCGTGGTCGCAGGTGGCGACGGCCGTCGCGTTCCTCAAGGAGCGATCCTGCATCGTGCCCGGCCGCGAGCGCAAACATGTCGCCGCGACTGACGACACCTGGCTCGACGCCATGATCGAGTACCATGCCCTGCGCGAGAAGGGGCCGGAGGAGACGGCGGGCGAATAACCGGAACCATCTCAGCAAGCGTTCACAGCCGTGACCCAGGTCGCGGCTGTGTCTGCGGGAAGCGGGTGATCTTTGGTGTCCCATAGAATGATCACCATGCGATTCACAGATACTGCGGTCCATCAAGCATTCAAAATGCACCATGACGTCTACGCCGTTCAACGTGGATGGGGGATCGACTACCACGTTGGTTGCTGGAACATGGCCCATCGCGCGTTCGAAAACAGCCAGTTCGAGGAATTCAAGCCCCTCTACGACGAGCTTCGTCGACACTGGCAGGTGTTTCGGAACTCCAGCGGGCCACCGTGGACCGCCCGCCAGACGTTCGACCACCTTGAGAGCCAAAACCAGCAGATCAGAAAACTGACGCTTCAGGATCTCAACGACGATCATCTCAACAGCGTATGGTCCGTCATTCAGAGCATGTCTGGCATCAAACCGACCCAGAGCCCGACCGTCGTCGCCGTTTCTAAGTTCCTTCACTTCTGGAACCCGAGACTTTTTGTCATTGTGGACGACGCCATCATGTGGCAGCGAGTGTTGTCGCGATCTTGGCTCAGGGCTTCCATTGAACTGGAGCAGAACTGCATCACATCGCTGCTCAAGGATCCGAAGTGTCCGAGGAACGACCTGTGGTGTGATCTGCTGATGTATCTCGCGGTTCTCGTGTGGGCGTCGCACTTGATGCGTCGAAATCCAGAGGTCACTCGACACTTCGCCGAGTACGTTCGCAAGTGTGAGGGTG containing:
- a CDS encoding winged helix-turn-helix domain-containing protein, which encodes MKKNDVRIGGTYTAKVSGKIAKVRIDAENRNGGWDATNLETKKKVRIKSAQRLRAEAGPPPKATDNKDANQASGVKPGGRVVDRDAQRIAERDAKAAAKGLVLKTEVVNGRERSRWVKKAAEAAAQQGTTDAPAKTPAATPAATEKRKGRRTPPRIALVNKDDYAEITKQVEELPTSKNHVCWKKNGKLYELYFRVDGRTPLLYRAPATSPIDAKTGCREVDASGSVTGVFHIKQSIKQLTGKSPAQIGITMPPDRGAPKARTTTSKTKDGKAESKPRKKREGLSGLDAAAQVLGRAKEPLDAKTIAERAIAAGWKTNGATPHATLYAAMIREIKAKGKEARFIKADKGRFTARKGA